One genomic window of Hydra vulgaris chromosome 03, alternate assembly HydraT2T_AEP includes the following:
- the LOC136077956 gene encoding uncharacterized protein LOC136077956 isoform X1 yields the protein MELNNPINIFAVQDNSNKISQTIIDHVIPVEDEYSVDFNVKKDEDKKVMIAMKNLSKCGSSIAVENALVHNIIMIPPILQVEESLLSLGSHGNVDGVFSITLFKF from the exons ATGGAACTCAATAATCCAATTAATATATTTGCCGTTCaagataatagtaataaaattagcCAGACTATAATTGATCATGtg ATTCCAGTGGAAGATGAATATAGTGTggattttaatgtaaaaaaagatgaagaCAAAAAAG TAATGATAGCAATGAAGAATTTAAGTAAATGTGGTAGCAGCATTGCAGTTGAAAATGCGTTGGTGCACAATATCATTATGATTCCTCCAATTCTTCAGGTAGAAGAATCTTTACTATCACTTGGTAGTCATGGTAATGTTGATGGAGTTTTTTCAATTAcgctatttaaattttga
- the LOC136077956 gene encoding uncharacterized protein LOC136077956 isoform X2: MELNNPINIFAVQDNSNKISQTIIDHVIPVEDEYSVDFNVKKDEDKKGVGRLYLTFFLYYLLCVKDLKKNLTDVNVVFLCH; encoded by the exons ATGGAACTCAATAATCCAATTAATATATTTGCCGTTCaagataatagtaataaaattagcCAGACTATAATTGATCATGtg ATTCCAGTGGAAGATGAATATAGTGTggattttaatgtaaaaaaagatgaagaCAAAAAAG gtgTTGGTAGGCTTTACTTgactttctttttatattacCTGCTGTgtgtaaaagatttaaaaaaaaacttaacggATGTTAATGTAGTCTTTTTATGTCATTAA